A region of the Callithrix jacchus isolate 240 chromosome 5, calJac240_pri, whole genome shotgun sequence genome:
GGGAAGCTGGTAGTCATTAATGAAATCCTCACTGTCCTGGGGTGACTGATGCCAAGATTATAATTTGGATTTCCAGGCTCGTTGCTGAAGAGATTGTAGGTCAGAGTTCTGTCTTCATATACGGTCTGGTCGTTGTCCATTTATATATCCTCTCATCTCTCACTactgaagaacaaataaaaatgattaatgttttataattttatggaaGAATATATTCACGTAGCTTTGAGAGATTTGAAGAGTCTAATAGTTACAGAAATCTTTGcagatgaaaatatttcatgtCTGAGAATATaagatgaattatgtttatactgTAAGATATCTCTGTGAAGGTCTTGTTATACAGGTACAACTGGATTCGGGACTTCAAAGATGCATCAGTTACAACAGTAATAAGTACTTATGGggtcttttgaaaaattataaccTGGCTTGGACTACCTCAGAAAGATTGGTCATTTTCTCCATGACTTACTGGAGAATTgggtctctttttatttttttgagcctcttaccacccaggctgtagtgcagtgacctgatattggctcatttcaacctccacctcccagatttaagcaattctctgcctcaacttcctgagtaccgagtagctgggattacaggcgcccaccactacactcttctgcaaatttttggtatttttagtagagacagggtttcaccattttggccaggctggtctgacctcgtcatccacccacctcaccctcccaaaatgctgagattacagacatgagccacctcacccagccaataaTTGGGACTTTTAAAGATGTAAGAAAGAAAGTTACTGGTATATCACCACTGGAAACTCCTCACAttgcaatttttttgtagagaatatACTGAGGAAATTGGTTGGCTGTGATGAAAATCATATTTGAGTGTCTACAGttgttttaattacatttttattttgagaaattttcaaatataaatattttatataaaagtaatacaaaaagCCTTCAAAGTAGCCTTTGTCCTCTTCCCTCCTGCCCCATTTTCTATCCCCTCTCTTCCTGTAAGAGGCAACTTCTCTTTACTTTGGTATGTGTCCTCTTAACTCATAAAGTCATTATTTCTAAAAACAATGTAATTGCCCTTACTTGGCTAATTATAAACACAAATATGGAAGGTCTGAAAGACTTACTTTCTAGGTTCTTTTAGACtagtaaattattataataagcCTGAAAAACAGAACATTAGTCACCAAATAATTCAATAACTAAGTAACATATATTCTATGTTAACTAGCATATTGCATTTGTATCCATATTAATGTATCTAATTAGTGGCAGGCATCTAGGTttctgaaggaaggaaaaagaaccaatgaaagaaatcacagactgACACTTTGAGAAATGTACAAAAAGTGAGTCAGAGGATTTCCTCTTGATCTTGGCTGAAACTATTAGGTCTCAAGTTTGGGTTGATCCTTCTTTGCCTGGCCCTTGCAGAAGCAAtgctttttcttgtttcaaaATGAACTATACTTGTCAATCGCAGTGTTTTGAGTACTGCCAGTCTGATACTGATGTGGCAGAACAAAGTTCAGTttgttaaaagtataatttattctctaaatataaattgcctttgttttataaataccTACATAAAAAGCTTAAGTCCcagcaatgttttatttttatttattttattgtattgtttttattttttatttatttatttttttttattgcattttaggttttggggtacatgtgcagagcatggaatacagttgcataggtacacacatggcagtgtgttttgtttgctttctccccttcacccacatttggcatttctccccaggctatccctcccactggccctcctcttttccccccaatagaccccagtgtttagtactcccctctctgtgtccatgtgttctcatttttcatcacccgcctatgagtgagaataggcggtgtttcattttctgttcttgtgtcagtttgctgagaataatgttctccagattcatccatgtccctacaaacacgaactcatcatttctgactgctgaataatattccatggtatatatgtgccacattttcccaatccagtctatcatcaatgggcatttgggttgattccaggtctttactattgtaaacagtgctgcaataaacattcgtgtacatgtgtccttatagtagaacgatttatagtcctttgggtatatacccagtaatgggattgctgggtcaaatggaatttctatttctaaggccttgaggaatcgccacactgtcttccacaatggttggactaatttacactcccaccaacagtgtaaaagtgttcctttttctccacatcctctccagcatctgttgtctccagattttttaatgattgccattctaactggcgtgagatggtatctcaatgtggttttgatttgcatctctctgatgaccagtgacgatgagcattttttcatatgattgttggcctcatatatgtcttctttcataaagtgtctgttcatatcctttgcccacttttgaatgggcttgtttgtttttttcctgtaaatctgtttgagttctttgtaaattctggatatcagccctttgtcagatgggtaaactgcaaaaattttttcccattctgttggttgccaattcactctagtgactgtttcttttgccgtgcagaaggtgtggagtttcattaggtcccatttgtctattttggcttttgttgccaatgcttttggtgttttgttcatgaagtccttgcctactcctatgtcctggatagttttgcctagatttccttctagggtttttatggtgccaggtcttatgtttaagtctttaatccatctggagttaattttagtgtaaggtgtcaggaaggggtccagtttctgctttctgcacatggttagccagttttcccaacaccatttgttaaacagggaatcctttccccattgcttgtttttgtcaggtttatcaaagattgtatagttgtagatatgttgtgttgcctccggtgcctctgttttgttccattggtctatatctctgttttggtaccagtaccatgctgttttgattactgtagccttgtagtatagtttgaagtctgatagtgtgatgcccccgctgtgttctttttgcttagaattgatctggctatgcgggctctcttttggttccatatgaagttcatggtggttttttccagttctgtgaagaaagtcaatggtagcttgatggggatagcgttgattctgtaaattactttgggcagtatagccattttcacgatattaattcttcctaaccatgaacatggaatgtttctctatctgtttgtgtcctctctgatttcgttgagcagtggtttgtagttctccatgaagaggtctcttacgttccttgtgagttgtattccaaggtattttattctttttgtagcaattgtgaatggcagttcgttcttgatttggctttctttaagtctgttattggtgtagacgaatgcttgtgatttttgcacattgattttatatcctgagactttgctgaagttgcttaacagtttcaggagtttttgggctgaggcgatggggtcttctagatatactatcatgtcatgtattgtattttttgaaacagggtttcactcttgttgcctaggctggagtgccatggcgtaatcttggctcaccgcaacctctgccttccaggttcaagtgattatcctgcctcagccttccaaggcgctaggattacaggcacacaccaccatgcccagctaatttttgtatttttagtagatatggaatttcaccatgctgatcaggctattctcaaactcctgacttcatgatccgcccgcctcagcctcccaaagtgctgagattacaggtgtgagccaccgtgcccagccataattctctaatttttataaaaatcttttctttagaTCCTGTCAAATACATATAAGCctaagacaataaaaataacttatttaagaaatagaGCCTCATAATTTCCCTggaaaagaaatgtacaatgaTCTATGCAATTAAATAACATTTGCATATCTATCATAAAGAGCTCTCTTTACTggtagatataattttttttttgagatggagtcttgctctgttgcccagctggagtgcagtggcatgatctctgctcactgcaacctctgaagcctgggttcaagtgattctcctgcctcaggctcctaagtagctgggactacaggtgtgcaccaccacgcctggcaatttttttgtattttagtaggtaAAACCCTGtggatggtatcgatctcctaaccttgtgatctgcccatcttggcctcccaaagtgctgacaggcatgagccatcgtgcctggccgatataaaatgtatttatttatttatttatttatttttatttatttattttgagacagagttttgctgttgttacccaggctggagtgcaatggcacgatcttggctcaccacaacctctgcctcctgggttcaggcaattctcctgcctcagcctcccgagtacctgggactacaggcccatgcccagctaattttttttttagagacaaggtttcaccatgttgaccaggatggtctcaatctgttgacctcgtgatccacccgcctcggcctcccaaagtgctgggattacaggcgtgagccatcgtgcccggccgatataaaatttaatataattagtAAGAAGTTGTGTTGCAACCGATTTCTTGAATATCTGTATCTTTtaacttggacttttttttttgagacagaatcttgctctgttatctaggctggagtgcagtggtgtgatctcggctcactgcaacctccacccctctgGGTTCAacgaattctcctgcctcggcctcccaaacagctgagaccacaggtatgcaccaccatgcctagctaatttttgtattttgttttttagtagagatggggtttcaccaggttggccaggctggtctcaaactcctgaccttgggtgatctgcccatctcggcctctcaaagtgctgggattataggcgtgagccactgtgcctggcctaacttGGATTTTTAAAGGTAGGATTTCAAGTAGGTTTTGCTCaaattctccctcctccctcactcATCTTTTTTGTTATCTTCACATTCCTCACTTTCATCTTCCCATTCATCTAGATATCACTTATGACAATCTCCTGTTGCTCCAGTTACCTTCTATATACTACTCTACCTTTTTCAAAATAcacttgtatttttcttctctcccctccttttattgatttggaaaaaaatagcaatttttttttcctgctaccACTATATAAATAACCAGCAGGTAAATGTAGTTAAATTAAGTATCTTGCAGGTATTTTCTGTGGACAACTACACAGAGAAGATTCtagtatttttaaacaaataatgtaTGAAGGTACTCACCCACAGTCCCTTCTGTGCCATCTGTTTCCTTTGGGATATAAAGTGCAGAAAGATCACTCTGGAGGACTTCATCTGATGTGGCTCTGGCTAAAGCAGCAGCCAAAAAGGAAGGACAGTTACtgcaagaaaaaagacaaaaggctATTTTCAGCAAAAGAATTAGGAGTTAATACatttaacattattaataattacatatttttaaaaatatttacatattaattataacattgtctcaaaacaaaattacacCTTTAGACAATATTcgattaatatttattgattaggTACTATGAGCACTGGGTATATACTGATGTATAACACAGACATGGCTCCTTACCTAGTGGAACTAGTGACAGATGACAAACCAATAGGATATAACTTAAAAGCGGGATAAGTTTTATACAGGAAACCAACAGGATACAACAACAGAGAATAATAAAGGGGAGTACACACTTATTAGATAGAATGGTGAGGAATGCAGTATCTTAAAGGATGAAAAAGACTCAGTTATGTGGGAGTGGGAAGTTAGGAgagaatattccaggcagagggaataaaatttataaagaactttttatttttgactcagtcttgctctgttgcccagactggagtgcagtttggtgccatcttggctcattgcaatctccattTCCCCCCAGGTTGAAGCTATTTTcccatgcctcaccctcccgagtagttgggactacaggcatgcgctaatttttgtatttttactagagatggggttttactatgttggccaggctaatcctgacctaaggtgatccaaccaccttggcctcccaaagtgctgggattacaggtgtgagccacagtactcAGTGATACAGGATCTTTTTGAGAGCTTGTTATATGTAAAGAACTGAAAAAGCCCAGAGGAAGTGAAGCACAGTGGGTGAGGGGAAAGTGGCACAGAATAAAATCAGAGGAATAGGCAAAGACCAGATACACGAGCTTTTTAGACTATAGTAAGGAATTTGAATTCTCTTCAAAGGGTAATGTGAATTCACAGAAGTTTATGAGCAAGAGAGTACTCATAATTGCTCTACATCAGGcatatgaattaaatatttgcTTTGACTGCTGTATCAAAGGAAATTAGAAGGGAGCAAGAATGAAGGAGGGTAACCAATAAGGAAGTCGTTATAACCCAggtcagaagaaatatagaaCTTGTTGATGACTGGATGTAacagtgagagagggagagaaaataattaagtCTGATCCTGGGTTTTGGTCTGAGCAACTAGGTGAATGGTAGAATCATCTGCCAAGATGGAGAAACTAGGAAAAGAACAAGTTTGTGAAGGAAGTGGGGTAACGTAGAAATCAATAgttcattttaacatatttttaaaaattaaagacggagtttcaccatgttggccaggctagtcttgaactgagCCCGGCCAATTTTAACACATTAAGATGAAAATATcggcttggcacggtggctcatgcctgtaaccccagcactttgggaggccaagatgggtggaccacctgaggttaggagttcaagactggcctggtcaacacggtgaaaccccgtttctactaaaaatacaaaaatgttagccaggtatggcggtgctcgcctataatcccaactactcaggaggctgaggcagaattgtttgaactcgggaggtggagattgcagtgagccaatatcatgccattgcactccagcctaggcaacaaaagtgaaaattccatctcaaaaaaaaaaaaaaaaaaagatgggaataCCTGAGATGTCCTAGTCAAGGTATCAAATGGTTAACTGGATATTCTAATCTGGTATTTTGAGATGTTATGAAATTTGGAAGTTGCAAACATATGGATGGTATTTAAAGctatggaaatagaaaagaactcccgagctcaagcaattcacctacctcggcatcccaaattcctgaaatcacaggtgtgagccaccacacctggctgacctGCTCTATTTCTGACCTGAGCTGATTCATACCTCCTTAAGCAACCTGATGGTTCTCTGCTCCCagaaggtcaccatattgatacCAAACTTAGTGTAGACACTGGATTAGCATAGCACACTATAGGCCAGCacttttggactcaagcaatcctcctgctgcagcctcccaagtagctgggactataggcatgagccatcacatgtGGCTCAAAATAATCATCTTAAGAAAATGCAATCAGATACAAgagaatacatacatatagaccagttaacaaaaataagagaaattcaATAGAGAGATATCACAAAACAAGAACCAAACAGGAATCTTAGAGCTaaagaattcaatgaatgaaataaaaaatacaataaagagcttcaacagcagacagaagaaaaaaattctgaacttcaagacagatctttttaaaaaaacttaggcagaaaaaaagaaaagaaaaaataaggtaaTAATGTAATTCTTATGATCTATTACTATTAGGAATGCTATCATAAAATTCTAAAGTATTCAGTTAAGGctgctttaagaaaaagaaacttatttattttggagattaCCTCGCCAGCTGAATCAGGATGATTAGTCTTGATTTCATATTCCAGTCTGTTCTGAATGTAAACCAGATCAGACTCAGCTTTCTGGAACTAAAGATTAGCACAAATCATAATTGTGTAAACCAAAAGACTAATAGTAAACAtgatactttattcttttttccctttacatttgttattatttcaataaTAAGTGATACATACTCATTtgaaactgtggaaataaaaagtatataaaatattcattatccaTAATAACTAtgctctattaaaaatttaaaaactaaggctgggtgtggtggctcacgcctgcaatcccagcactttgggaggctgaggtgggcagatcacctgaggtcagaagttcaagaccagcctggtcaacgtgatgaaaccccatttctactaaaaataccaaaagaattagcccagcatgatgacacatgcctgtagttccagctacttgggaggctgaggcaggagaaatgcttgaaccccggatggggaggttgcagtgaaccaagatcatgccactacattccaggctgggtgacagagtgagactctgtctcaaaaaaaaaaattaaaaattagttaacattttaaagtcatttctcTATGCCTCTCTCTTACATTTTGAGCCAAAGTCAAGATACTGAGTAGCCATTGTCAGATATTAATACAAAAAGAAGgccgggagaggtggctcacgcctgtaatcccagcactttgggaggccgaggcaggtggatcacgaggtcaagagattgagaccatcttggtcaacatggcgaaaccccgtctctactaaaggtacaaaaaattagctgagcacggtggcgcgtgcctgtaatcccagctactcaggaggctgaggcaggaaaattgcttgaacccaggaggcggaggttgcagtgagccgagatcgcgccattgcactccagcctgggaaacgagcgaaactccgtctcaaaaaaaaaacaactaaaaatgacTTCAAGAATTCCCTAGAGTCATTGATACTCTCATCAGTTGGGCAGTGTTTTTCTATATCTGGCAGAAAATATAGTTTCAAGTTAAACACACAGAACAAATCTATTTCAGGAATATTCACATTGTTACCTTTATTAGCAATCCCATTGATCAAAGAGTTATAGCTATGCGCCACCAAAATTAAGAGGGCTGCCACTAAAATTAAGAGGGCTTAAAGAGTCACAAACTTCACAAGAAAAGCTACATATGGTATAGGAGTAACAGTTTAAATAACCCCAATTTACTGAATCTGGGTGCCAGCATGGGAACTTGACCTCTAGTAAACctccaaggaagaaaaaaggggagAACTGCTACCCTGAGGCCATTATGGATATAGTATGCTTGAATTAAAGCAAAAAGTTACATTCAAAAATATCAGTATTGGAGTGGccggctggctcatgcctgtaatcccagaactgtgtgaagctgaggaaggcagatcacctgaggtcaggagttcaagaccagactggccaacgcaGCGAAACCacttctactaaatatacaaaaattagctacgcATGGTgacatgggcctgtaatcccagctacttgagagggtgggcacagtggcatgtggtCCCAGTTATTTGAGtagctgaggcactagaatcagttgaaccaaggaggcagaagttgcaatgagccaagatcggcCATTGCAGTCCTGCCtgggttgcaatgagccacgatcagccactgcactcctgcctgggtgacaaagcgaaacTCTTAtctcatgaataaataaataaataccaatatTTGGATTATCATGCCATTACTGAAAATGATGGTATACAAAATAACACTTAAGGGAAGGCTTTCATATTTCATTCTACGTATTTCTGTAGTATTTTAATAAGCAGttatttaaccttttaaaagGCCAGTGTTTTTTAAGATGTGTAGACAGATTTGACATGACACTGTATTTATGACTcgttaaatacaaaaatagcgTTCAGCATGGCCtctttttgtaaaagaaatgtgtaatcaatgtgcaaaaatcacaagcattcctatacaccaataacagactaaaagagagccaaatcaagaacaaactgccattcacaattgctacaaagagaataaaatacctaggaatacaactaacaaggaacttaaaggaccttttcaaggagaactataaaccacagctcaacgaaataagagaggacacaaacagatggagaaacattccatgttcatggttaggaagaatcaatatcgtgaaaatggccatactgcccaaagtaatttacagactcaacactatccccatcaagctaccgatcaccttcttcacagaactggaaaaaaccaccttaaacttcatatggaaccaaaagagagcccgcatagccaagtcaattctaagcaaaaagaacacagcaggaggcatcacactactggacttgaaactatactacgaggctacagttatcaaaacagcatggtactggtaccaaaacagagatatagaccaatggaacaaaacagaggcatcggaggcaacacaacatatctactaccatacaatccttgataaacctgacaaaaacaagcaatggggaaaggattccctgtttaataaatggtgttgggaaaactggctagccatgtgcagaaagcagaaactggaccccttcctgacaccttacactaaaattaactccagatggattaaagacttaaacataagacctggcaccataaaaaccctagaagaaaatctaggcaaaaccattcaggacataggagtaggcaaggacatcatgaccaaaacaccaaaagcattggcaacaaaagccaaaatagacaaatgggacctaatcgaactccacaccttctgcacggcaaaagaaacagtcattagagtgaatcggcaaccaacagaatgggaaaaaatttttgcagtttacccatctgacaaagggctgatatccagaatttacaaggaactaaaacagatttacaagaaaaacacaaacaagcccattcaaaaatgggcaaaggatatgaacagacactttacaaaagaagacatacaagaggccaacaaacatatgaaaaaatgctcatcactggtcattagagaaatgcaaatcaaaactacattgagataccatctcacgccagttagaatggcaatcattaaaaaatctggagacaacagatgctggagaggatgtggagaaataggaacacttttacactgctggtgggagtgtaaattagttcaaccattgtggaagacagtgtagcgattcctcaaggacctagaaatagaaattccatttgacccagcaatcccattactgggtatatatccaaaggactgtaaatcattctactataaggacacatgcacacgaatgttcattgcagcactgtttacaatagaaaagacctggaaccaacccaaatatgcccatcgatgatagactggactgggaaaatgtggcacatatacaccatggaatattatgcagcaataaaaaatgatgagttcgtgtcgtttgtagggacatggatgaatctggagaacatcattctcagcaaactgacacaagaacagaaaatgaaataccacatgttctcactcaaaggcgggtgatgaacaatgagaacacatggacacagggaagggagcactacacactggggtctattggggggaataggggagggaccat
Encoded here:
- the LOC128932113 gene encoding protein phosphatase 1E-like yields the protein MVECSRKLSLIWFTFRTDWNMKSRLIILIQLASNCPSFLAAALARATSDEVLQSDLSALYIPKETDGTEGTVVLTSVTYW